The following are from one region of the Mauremys reevesii isolate NIE-2019 linkage group 2, ASM1616193v1, whole genome shotgun sequence genome:
- the EXOSC7 gene encoding exosome complex component RRP42 isoform X2 yields the protein MASVVLSEAEKVYIVHGIQEDLRVDGRGCEDYRCIEVETDVVSNTSGSARVKLGHTDILVGVKAEMGTPKLENPNEGYLEFFVDCSANATPEFEGRGGEELATEIVNTLYRIFSNESTIDVKSLCINPREHCWVLYVDVLLLECGGNLFDAISIAVKAALFNTRIPKVRVLEDEEGSKEIELSDDPYDCIRLNVENVPCIITLSKIGCRHVVDATLQEEACSLASLLLSVTNRGTITCMKKLGNGSLDPESIFEMMETGKRVGKMLHTSLQKILDKEESLGTTRQKVGFLG from the exons ATGGCGTCCGTGGTGCTGAGCGAGGCGGAGAAGGTCTACATCGTGCACGGTATCCAG GAGGATCTTCGGGTAGATGGCCGTGGCTGTGAAGACTATAGATGTATTGAAGTGGAAACAGATGTAGTATCAAACACAAGTGGATCTGCAAGAGTGAAGCTT GGACATACGGACATTCTGGTAGGAGTCAAAGCTGAAATGGGAACACCAAAGTTGGAGAATCCAAATGAAGGATACCTTGAATTCTTTGTTGACTG TTCAGCAAATGCCACTCCTGAATTTGAAGGCCGGGGAGGAGAAGAGCTTGCCACAGAGATAGTAAATACTCTCTACAGAATATTTAGCAATGAGAGCACCATAGACGTGAAATCCCTTTGTATTAATCCCAGAGAGCACTGCTGGGTTCTCTATGTTGATGTTTTG TTATTGGAATGTGGTGGCAACCTCTTCGATGCAATCTCTATTGCAGTGAAGGCAGCTCTATTTAATACGAG GATACCCAAAGTGCGTGTTTTGGAGGATGAAGAAGGATCAAAAGAGATTGAGCTCTCTGATGACCCTTATGACTGTATTCGACTTAATGTGGAGAATGTACCCTGTATCATCACATTAAGCAAA ATTGGTTGTAGGCATGTGGTTGATGCTACCCTTCAGGAAGAAGCTTGCTCTTTGGCcagcctgctgctttctgttaccAACAGAGGTACCATTACGTGTATGAAGAAATTGGGGAACGGTAGTCTTGATCCAGAGAGTATCTTTGAGATGATGGAG ACAGGAAAACGGGTAGGCAAAATGTTGCACACTTCCCTACAGAAGATCTTAGACAAAGAAGAGAGTCTGGGGACAACACGACAGAAGGTTGGATTCCTAGGATGA
- the EXOSC7 gene encoding exosome complex component RRP42 isoform X1, translating to MRSTARLSPSCPGSPLPTQLGRDSTGRVSSGEDLRVDGRGCEDYRCIEVETDVVSNTSGSARVKLGHTDILVGVKAEMGTPKLENPNEGYLEFFVDCSANATPEFEGRGGEELATEIVNTLYRIFSNESTIDVKSLCINPREHCWVLYVDVLLLECGGNLFDAISIAVKAALFNTRIPKVRVLEDEEGSKEIELSDDPYDCIRLNVENVPCIITLSKIGCRHVVDATLQEEACSLASLLLSVTNRGTITCMKKLGNGSLDPESIFEMMETGKRVGKMLHTSLQKILDKEESLGTTRQKVGFLG from the exons ATGCGGAGCACGGCGCGGCTGAGCCCTTCGTGTCCCGGGTCGCCGCTGCCGACACAGCTCGGGCGAGACAGCACGGGACGTGTTAGCTCGGGG GAGGATCTTCGGGTAGATGGCCGTGGCTGTGAAGACTATAGATGTATTGAAGTGGAAACAGATGTAGTATCAAACACAAGTGGATCTGCAAGAGTGAAGCTT GGACATACGGACATTCTGGTAGGAGTCAAAGCTGAAATGGGAACACCAAAGTTGGAGAATCCAAATGAAGGATACCTTGAATTCTTTGTTGACTG TTCAGCAAATGCCACTCCTGAATTTGAAGGCCGGGGAGGAGAAGAGCTTGCCACAGAGATAGTAAATACTCTCTACAGAATATTTAGCAATGAGAGCACCATAGACGTGAAATCCCTTTGTATTAATCCCAGAGAGCACTGCTGGGTTCTCTATGTTGATGTTTTG TTATTGGAATGTGGTGGCAACCTCTTCGATGCAATCTCTATTGCAGTGAAGGCAGCTCTATTTAATACGAG GATACCCAAAGTGCGTGTTTTGGAGGATGAAGAAGGATCAAAAGAGATTGAGCTCTCTGATGACCCTTATGACTGTATTCGACTTAATGTGGAGAATGTACCCTGTATCATCACATTAAGCAAA ATTGGTTGTAGGCATGTGGTTGATGCTACCCTTCAGGAAGAAGCTTGCTCTTTGGCcagcctgctgctttctgttaccAACAGAGGTACCATTACGTGTATGAAGAAATTGGGGAACGGTAGTCTTGATCCAGAGAGTATCTTTGAGATGATGGAG ACAGGAAAACGGGTAGGCAAAATGTTGCACACTTCCCTACAGAAGATCTTAGACAAAGAAGAGAGTCTGGGGACAACACGACAGAAGGTTGGATTCCTAGGATGA